The Rubinisphaera margarita genome includes a region encoding these proteins:
- a CDS encoding lactonase family protein, which yields MTNLPPCRLLFLALSIAVGLSPGLSQHASAGEPPLMAYVGTFSSPLTDVLPTQVDLPPGNGRGIHLFQVDRKTGELSPAGVVRMGTSPSCLAANAEGTRIYSANETDRFGGTKSGSVSAFAVDPEDGQLTLLNTVASGGAGPTYVKLHPSGKHLFVANYFGGTVAVLPVLKDGTLGEAVDVEEPTGKIGPTTSENAPPGSFAFSGHDRTHAHMIEADPSGKYVLHADLGVDRIYLWKFDSDSGQLTPNEPAYVALPPGDGPRHFHFHPNGRWFYSIQEEASTLVLFDYDAEQGRLTARQTISTLPPGYAGSNFCSEILVSEDGRFVYAGNRLHDSVGIFAIAEDGTLSYVDEEWTRGNYPRSFSFDPTGRFFYTLNQRADNLATFAVDKKTGRLNFTGEYTPVGNPSMMLFLDLGGKN from the coding sequence GTGACCAATCTTCCGCCGTGCCGCCTGCTGTTTCTCGCCCTTTCAATCGCCGTCGGCCTCAGCCCTGGCCTTTCGCAACACGCCTCCGCCGGTGAACCGCCCTTGATGGCTTATGTCGGCACCTTCAGTTCTCCACTGACCGATGTGCTGCCAACGCAGGTTGATCTGCCTCCCGGAAACGGGCGGGGCATTCATCTGTTTCAGGTCGATCGTAAAACCGGGGAACTTTCGCCAGCTGGTGTAGTGCGGATGGGAACGAGCCCGAGTTGTCTGGCCGCTAACGCAGAAGGCACTCGAATTTATTCCGCGAATGAAACCGATCGCTTCGGCGGAACGAAATCGGGCAGTGTGAGTGCCTTCGCCGTTGATCCCGAGGACGGACAACTGACGTTGCTCAACACGGTTGCCTCCGGCGGTGCAGGGCCGACGTATGTGAAGCTGCATCCGTCCGGGAAGCACCTGTTCGTCGCCAACTATTTTGGAGGCACCGTCGCCGTGCTGCCAGTCCTCAAGGATGGCACACTTGGTGAAGCCGTCGATGTCGAAGAGCCGACCGGAAAGATCGGCCCGACGACCTCCGAGAACGCGCCGCCGGGCAGCTTCGCCTTCAGCGGGCACGACCGGACGCACGCCCACATGATCGAAGCCGATCCTTCCGGCAAGTACGTTCTGCACGCCGACCTGGGAGTCGATCGAATCTACCTCTGGAAATTCGATTCTGACAGCGGACAGCTCACGCCGAACGAGCCGGCTTACGTCGCGCTTCCGCCGGGTGACGGACCGCGGCACTTCCACTTTCATCCGAACGGCCGCTGGTTCTATTCAATTCAGGAAGAAGCCTCGACGCTCGTTCTGTTCGACTACGATGCTGAGCAGGGCCGGCTGACGGCGAGGCAGACCATCTCCACGCTTCCGCCGGGCTACGCGGGCAGCAATTTCTGTTCGGAGATTCTGGTCTCAGAAGATGGCCGCTTTGTCTACGCGGGCAACCGTCTGCACGACAGCGTCGGCATCTTCGCCATTGCCGAGGATGGCACCCTGAGCTACGTCGACGAAGAATGGACTCGCGGCAACTACCCGCGCAGTTTCAGCTTCGATCCGACCGGCCGGTTTTTCTACACCCTCAATCAGCGAGCCGACAACCTCGCCACGTTTGCCGTCGACAAGAAAACCGGACGGCTCAACTTCACCGGCGAGTACACTCCCGTGGGCAACCCGTCGATGATGCTGTTTCTGGATCTCGGCGGGAAGAACTGA
- a CDS encoding hybrid sensor histidine kinase/response regulator, whose amino-acid sequence MALHSPNFQQLFESSPGLYLVLTRDFTIVAVTNAYLQATMTERESILGKNIFEVFPDNPRDPTATGVANLRSSLQRVVQTRAADTMAVQKYDIPRPQSEGGGFEERFWSPRNSPVFGADGDVEYIIHRVEDVTEFIRLKKRRAEQEKDYQELRLHSEQIEAEVFQRAQEIQESNRKLREANEELRAAHKHLSDADRRKDEFLAMLAHELRNPLAPIRSGLDILAMSGSDQADTIAVMQEQMEHLVRLVDDLLDMSRIMQGRIELRRDAVELSALVNRSLETVRPLIETHRHELDVSLPEHPVWLDADPVRILQVIENLLTNAIKYTDTGGRIEVTVEQDGAEAVVSVRDTGVGIEEELLSQVFDLFMQSPRSIDRAQGGLGIGLTLVQKLVTMHGGSITAHSAGRGNGSTFVVRLPVVKPPAPASDTSVPPTSGESRRILVVDDNQSAAKMLSILLTRLGDHEVETIYEATEVVASVQEFRPDLILLDIGLPKMNGYEVARALRREPDFDNIQLVALTGYGQDEDREKSKAAGFDLHLVKPPAIEQIKAVLAHPMQNGE is encoded by the coding sequence ATGGCTCTGCATTCCCCCAACTTCCAACAGCTGTTTGAGTCGTCCCCTGGCTTGTATCTCGTTCTGACCCGCGATTTCACGATCGTGGCGGTAACCAACGCTTACCTCCAGGCGACAATGACGGAGCGCGAGTCGATCCTGGGCAAGAACATCTTCGAGGTCTTCCCCGACAATCCCCGGGATCCCACTGCAACCGGTGTCGCCAACCTGCGTTCCTCGCTGCAGCGAGTCGTCCAGACTCGAGCCGCCGATACGATGGCCGTTCAGAAGTACGACATTCCCCGGCCCCAGTCCGAGGGAGGCGGGTTCGAGGAACGCTTCTGGAGTCCTCGGAATTCTCCGGTGTTCGGAGCAGATGGAGACGTCGAGTACATCATTCATCGCGTGGAGGACGTGACGGAATTCATCCGTCTCAAGAAACGACGGGCCGAACAGGAAAAGGACTATCAGGAGCTTCGCCTCCATTCGGAACAGATAGAAGCCGAGGTCTTCCAGCGGGCGCAGGAGATCCAGGAGTCGAATCGCAAGCTGCGCGAGGCCAATGAAGAGCTCCGAGCCGCGCATAAACATCTCTCGGATGCCGATCGCCGGAAGGATGAATTCCTGGCCATGTTGGCCCATGAACTCCGCAATCCCCTGGCTCCGATCCGCAGCGGACTCGACATTCTCGCCATGAGCGGCAGTGATCAGGCCGACACGATTGCCGTGATGCAGGAGCAGATGGAACATCTTGTCCGTCTGGTGGACGACTTGCTCGACATGTCCCGCATCATGCAGGGACGAATCGAGCTGCGTCGCGACGCGGTCGAGCTTTCTGCTCTGGTCAATCGCTCCCTGGAGACCGTGAGACCGCTGATTGAAACTCATCGGCACGAACTGGATGTCTCGCTGCCAGAACACCCTGTCTGGCTGGATGCCGATCCCGTCCGAATCCTCCAGGTCATCGAGAATCTGCTGACCAACGCCATCAAATACACCGACACAGGCGGACGCATTGAGGTGACGGTCGAACAGGATGGCGCGGAGGCCGTCGTCAGCGTTCGGGACACGGGCGTCGGAATCGAGGAGGAATTGCTGTCGCAGGTGTTCGACCTCTTTATGCAGTCGCCTCGTTCGATTGACCGTGCCCAGGGCGGGTTGGGAATCGGTCTGACGCTGGTGCAGAAACTTGTCACCATGCACGGCGGCAGCATCACGGCTCACAGCGCCGGGAGAGGAAACGGAAGCACCTTCGTCGTGCGGCTTCCTGTCGTGAAGCCCCCCGCCCCGGCCAGCGACACCAGCGTTCCTCCGACTTCTGGCGAGTCCCGCCGCATTCTTGTCGTCGACGACAATCAAAGTGCAGCGAAGATGCTTTCCATTTTGTTGACGAGACTCGGTGATCACGAAGTGGAGACGATTTACGAGGCGACCGAAGTCGTCGCCTCGGTGCAGGAATTCCGTCCCGATCTCATCCTGCTGGACATCGGCCTGCCAAAGATGAACGGCTACGAAGTGGCACGGGCCCTTCGGAGAGAACCCGACTTCGACAACATCCAGCTGGTTGCCCTGACCGGCTACGGACAGGACGAAGATCGCGAAAAGTCAAAAGCCGCCGGCTTCGACCTGCATCTTGTAAAGCCACCCGCCATCGAACAAATCAAAGCCGTGCTCGCCCACCCGATGCAAAACGGCGAATAA
- a CDS encoding DUF1501 domain-containing protein: MLNILDSGHGSNLKCSRRDFLSIGSLLCGGLSLEQMCRAGAKAGTGSLLRDRSVIFLFMHGGPSQFETFDPKMTAPMEIRSATGEVKTSLPGVTFGGTFEKLAPLADRMAIVRSFTTGDSRHDIKPLVHRTTNDANLGTMYARVAGPNHPETGMPRNLALYPQAVAPDAQPTTMKFGKFESTGSYSSALAPFAPGAGGNLQNDMKLSIPMRRLHDRRTLLSEIDQLRRNNDRDAVYAAMDPLRQLAFDTILGGLAEAFDLSREDPKLVERYDTSRIATPENISRKWNNYNNYVDNGQSLGKLLLMARRLCERGAGFVTVTTNFVWDMHADKNNAGMVEGMRYMGRPFDHAVSALIEDIHSRGLDEKILLVCCGEMGRTPRINKNGGRDHWGNLAPLMLSGGGLPMGQVIGDSSRDGSVPATKPITLQNLVATIMKSLIDPSELRLLTDIPREIMQATTEWESIRELI, translated from the coding sequence ATGCTGAATATCCTCGATTCTGGACACGGCTCGAACCTCAAATGTTCGCGCCGCGATTTTCTAAGCATAGGCTCCCTGCTTTGCGGCGGCCTGTCGCTGGAGCAGATGTGCCGAGCTGGCGCGAAGGCGGGAACCGGTTCGTTGCTGAGGGACCGGTCGGTCATCTTTCTGTTCATGCATGGCGGGCCGAGTCAGTTCGAAACGTTCGACCCGAAGATGACCGCCCCGATGGAGATTCGCAGTGCGACCGGGGAAGTGAAGACGTCCTTACCGGGGGTCACATTCGGCGGCACGTTCGAAAAGCTGGCTCCGCTGGCAGATCGCATGGCGATCGTTCGCTCGTTCACGACCGGAGACAGCCGGCACGATATCAAGCCGCTTGTGCATCGGACGACAAACGATGCGAATCTTGGGACGATGTACGCTCGCGTCGCCGGGCCGAATCATCCGGAAACCGGGATGCCGCGAAATCTCGCGCTCTATCCGCAGGCGGTGGCACCGGACGCACAGCCCACGACCATGAAATTCGGGAAGTTTGAGTCAACCGGATCGTACTCGTCGGCGCTGGCGCCTTTTGCTCCGGGAGCGGGCGGGAATCTTCAGAATGACATGAAGCTTTCGATTCCGATGCGGCGGCTCCACGACCGGAGGACGCTGCTGTCCGAAATCGATCAACTGCGGCGGAACAACGATCGCGATGCCGTTTACGCGGCGATGGATCCCCTCCGTCAACTCGCCTTCGATACCATTCTCGGCGGGCTGGCCGAAGCGTTCGATTTGAGCCGGGAAGATCCGAAACTGGTGGAGCGTTACGACACGAGCAGGATCGCCACGCCGGAGAATATCAGTCGGAAGTGGAACAACTACAACAACTATGTCGACAACGGACAGAGTCTCGGCAAGCTGCTGTTGATGGCCCGGCGGTTGTGTGAGCGGGGAGCCGGCTTTGTGACTGTGACGACGAACTTCGTCTGGGATATGCACGCCGACAAGAACAACGCCGGCATGGTCGAAGGGATGCGTTACATGGGACGCCCGTTCGATCATGCGGTTTCCGCGCTGATTGAAGACATCCACAGCCGTGGACTCGATGAGAAGATCCTGCTCGTCTGCTGCGGCGAGATGGGGCGGACGCCGCGGATTAACAAGAACGGCGGCCGCGATCACTGGGGCAATCTGGCGCCGCTGATGCTCTCCGGCGGCGGTTTGCCGATGGGGCAGGTGATTGGCGACTCGTCCCGCGATGGCAGCGTGCCGGCGACAAAGCCGATCACATTGCAGAATCTCGTGGCTACGATCATGAAGTCGCTGATCGACCCGAGCGAACTCCGGCTGCTGACCGACATCCCCCGGGAGATCATGCAGGCGACGACCGAGTGGGAATCGATTCGCGAATTGATTTGA
- a CDS encoding alpha/beta hydrolase encodes MRSFLSPVVCGVLVAAVSLLSSSPLQAQPKKDPVETHTLTAKDGWPIKITYYKHEGNRDTPVVVLLHAMGGDRRAWTAGYANQLWTKGFAVIAVDLRKHGESKAETSSGSATDVGDLKPDDYKRMVAYDMDAVKDFIFKEHQEQNLNMRKMGIVAPEMSAVIALNFAMVDWKQVPYDDAPVASMRTPRGQDVRAIVLISPETSVRGLTTASPVRMMRNGALPIAFLFCVGAEDTLDKGDTQQLYSQIRGRGASDRVLMESYPYNLRGMALFGKNLKIEPHIEVFLEKFLLELDDEWVDRRSRLQR; translated from the coding sequence ATGCGAAGCTTCCTTTCTCCCGTCGTATGCGGCGTTCTCGTCGCCGCTGTGAGTCTGCTCAGCAGTTCTCCCCTTCAGGCCCAGCCCAAGAAGGATCCGGTCGAAACGCACACGCTGACGGCCAAAGACGGTTGGCCGATCAAAATCACTTATTACAAGCACGAAGGGAATCGGGACACGCCGGTCGTGGTGCTGCTGCACGCCATGGGGGGCGACCGACGGGCCTGGACAGCCGGCTACGCGAATCAGCTGTGGACCAAAGGTTTTGCGGTCATCGCCGTCGACCTGCGGAAGCACGGCGAAAGCAAGGCAGAAACGTCCAGCGGATCAGCGACCGACGTCGGCGATCTCAAGCCGGACGACTACAAGCGAATGGTCGCCTACGACATGGATGCGGTTAAAGATTTCATCTTCAAGGAGCATCAGGAACAGAACCTGAACATGCGAAAGATGGGAATCGTCGCTCCTGAGATGTCAGCTGTGATTGCGTTGAACTTCGCGATGGTCGACTGGAAACAGGTTCCTTACGACGACGCCCCGGTCGCTTCGATGCGGACGCCTCGCGGTCAGGATGTGCGGGCGATCGTGCTGATCTCGCCGGAAACCTCGGTTCGCGGTCTCACTACGGCGTCGCCAGTCCGAATGATGAGAAATGGTGCCCTTCCGATCGCGTTTCTGTTCTGCGTGGGTGCCGAAGACACTCTCGACAAAGGGGATACGCAGCAGCTGTATTCCCAGATCCGCGGACGGGGAGCCTCTGACCGCGTTTTGATGGAGTCGTATCCTTACAATCTGCGAGGCATGGCGTTGTTCGGCAAGAATCTGAAGATTGAGCCGCATATTGAAGTCTTCCTCGAAAAGTTCCTGCTGGAACTCGACGACGAGTGGGTCGACCGCCGCAGCAGACTGCAACGGTAA
- a CDS encoding sulfatase, protein MKPERLFVMLALASLLLSPTAQAAPTEQTEAAKSHGEKTDVEKTDTEKTDTEKTDTEKTDAEKMNFVFFLVDDLGWADLGCFGSKYYETPEIDKLCASGMKFTQGYAACPVCSPTRASIMTGRHPVRVDVTDWLPGMNTDRVKDAKFKHVHDRDDLAPEEVTIAEALKDGGYQTFFAGKWHLGDEGNWPTEQGFDINIGGHDRGSPPGGYYAPWKNPVLEAKEKDEYLTERLTEESVKFLKSRDEEKPFLLYLSYYNVHTPITPYKKHVEHFEEKAAREFDTPTPTVEEHDGVSRARQDNPEYASMIKAVDDSVGVLMETLKTLALEENTTVIFFSDNGGLCTTRSAGPTSNLPLRSGKGWLYEGGVREPMIVRAPGVTSPGSVCDVPVVSMDFFPTILELAGMPSQPELHADGKSLVPLLKQEESGDERAFYWHYPHYHGSTWTPGASIRKGDWKLIQFYHYGNQELYNLKNDPGEQEDLSKKNPLKARQLMQALDSWQKSMKAKMPEPVE, encoded by the coding sequence ATGAAACCGGAGCGTCTGTTCGTGATGCTGGCTCTGGCCAGCCTGTTGTTGTCCCCCACTGCACAAGCCGCCCCGACGGAGCAGACGGAAGCTGCGAAGTCGCACGGCGAAAAGACGGACGTCGAGAAAACGGACACCGAGAAAACGGACACCGAGAAAACGGACACCGAGAAAACGGACGCCGAGAAGATGAACTTCGTCTTCTTCCTCGTCGATGACCTCGGCTGGGCCGATCTCGGATGCTTCGGAAGCAAGTATTACGAAACCCCGGAGATCGACAAACTCTGTGCTTCCGGCATGAAGTTCACACAGGGATACGCCGCCTGTCCGGTTTGTTCTCCGACTCGGGCGAGCATCATGACCGGCCGACATCCCGTGCGGGTCGATGTGACCGACTGGCTTCCCGGCATGAATACCGATCGGGTGAAAGACGCGAAGTTCAAGCACGTTCACGATCGCGACGATCTTGCTCCGGAAGAGGTGACGATTGCCGAAGCCCTGAAAGACGGGGGCTATCAGACCTTCTTTGCCGGCAAGTGGCATCTTGGAGATGAAGGCAACTGGCCGACCGAGCAGGGCTTCGACATCAATATCGGTGGACACGACCGCGGCTCACCTCCGGGCGGCTACTACGCGCCGTGGAAGAATCCGGTCCTGGAAGCCAAAGAAAAGGACGAATACCTGACCGAACGGTTGACTGAAGAATCGGTCAAATTTCTGAAGTCGCGGGACGAAGAGAAGCCGTTCCTGCTTTATCTTTCCTATTACAACGTGCATACGCCGATTACGCCGTATAAGAAGCATGTGGAGCACTTCGAGGAGAAAGCCGCCCGTGAATTCGATACGCCCACGCCGACCGTGGAAGAACACGACGGCGTTTCCCGGGCGCGCCAGGACAATCCCGAATACGCTTCGATGATCAAAGCAGTCGACGACAGCGTCGGGGTCCTCATGGAGACGCTGAAGACGTTGGCGCTCGAAGAGAACACGACCGTCATCTTCTTTTCCGACAATGGAGGACTGTGCACGACCCGAAGCGCGGGCCCGACGTCGAATCTGCCGCTGCGTTCCGGGAAAGGCTGGCTGTATGAAGGGGGCGTGCGGGAACCGATGATCGTGCGGGCTCCGGGCGTCACCTCGCCGGGGTCGGTTTGCGATGTTCCGGTCGTGAGCATGGACTTCTTCCCCACGATTCTCGAACTGGCGGGAATGCCGAGTCAGCCTGAACTTCACGCCGACGGAAAATCGCTCGTGCCATTGCTGAAGCAGGAAGAATCGGGCGACGAGCGTGCCTTCTACTGGCACTATCCTCACTATCACGGTTCGACCTGGACGCCGGGAGCTTCGATTCGGAAAGGGGACTGGAAACTGATCCAGTTCTACCACTACGGCAACCAAGAGCTCTACAACCTCAAGAATGACCCGGGCGAACAGGAAGACCTGTCGAAGAAGAATCCGCTCAAAGCCCGGCAGCTGATGCAGGCCCTGGACTCCTGGCAGAAATCGATGAAGGCGAAAATGCCGGAACCGGTCGAATAG
- a CDS encoding tetratricopeptide repeat protein, producing MNNLLQTGQLLSTLAGFTIGTSVLQGEEVDPLKDLDSPPSRDVWKNYFSTSHEGAEVRELIQRLQRGRHFDHIVVALEEALRAGKSEPWMYEVLALSMEIEGRPDDEVNRVLLSLTDFNATDVPNLLGSAAYLVRLGAEQQALNLYRQVSRLEPTRPEPYLLGMRLAEKLDDVEAGIWATTGILTYYWFDGYQQQHNRAVKLLSNWKLAARQQEKTELAERIDKNLQRAQIRDLELRLTWSGDADLDLIVAEPLGTTCSFANPHTASGGALLHEGAGPNQAECYEHYVCAFGAPGAYVVTAQYNYGRVVGNRAKLEVIRYAGTDHEQRDFVNVVFDQQAKKFRISLHQGRRTEQTPVFEPVRESSEARRKTTAILLHRLRQDLRYQPPAPLNQISPAAAGAVGYSPVIAPVSSGVRLDATAVVSPDRRYVRLGMQPSITSVTDVFTFSFASGQ from the coding sequence TTGAACAACCTCCTTCAGACCGGGCAGCTTCTCTCAACGCTGGCCGGTTTCACGATAGGGACCTCTGTTCTTCAGGGGGAAGAAGTCGATCCTCTCAAGGATCTCGACAGCCCTCCCTCGCGCGACGTCTGGAAGAACTACTTCTCCACATCCCACGAAGGAGCCGAAGTCCGTGAACTGATTCAGCGACTGCAGCGCGGTCGGCACTTTGATCACATCGTCGTCGCCCTCGAAGAAGCCTTGAGAGCCGGCAAGTCCGAGCCCTGGATGTACGAGGTGCTTGCGCTTTCGATGGAGATCGAAGGGCGTCCGGATGACGAAGTGAATCGCGTCCTGCTTTCGCTGACCGACTTCAACGCGACCGACGTTCCGAACCTGCTCGGCTCGGCGGCTTACCTCGTTCGACTTGGAGCCGAACAGCAGGCGTTGAACCTCTATCGGCAGGTCTCGCGACTTGAACCGACCCGACCGGAGCCTTATCTGCTCGGCATGCGTCTGGCAGAAAAACTGGATGACGTCGAAGCCGGAATCTGGGCGACGACAGGAATCCTCACCTACTACTGGTTCGATGGTTATCAGCAGCAGCACAATCGAGCCGTCAAACTTCTGTCGAATTGGAAACTCGCTGCCCGGCAACAGGAAAAGACGGAGCTCGCCGAGCGGATCGACAAGAATCTGCAACGGGCTCAGATCCGGGATCTCGAACTTCGGCTGACCTGGTCCGGTGATGCCGATCTGGATCTGATTGTCGCCGAGCCACTCGGAACAACCTGTTCGTTCGCGAATCCTCACACGGCTTCCGGAGGAGCCCTGCTTCATGAAGGAGCCGGCCCCAATCAGGCCGAATGCTACGAGCATTACGTCTGTGCATTTGGCGCCCCCGGGGCTTACGTCGTGACCGCTCAGTACAACTACGGCCGCGTCGTGGGCAATCGGGCGAAACTGGAAGTCATTCGCTATGCCGGGACGGATCACGAGCAACGGGATTTCGTAAATGTCGTGTTTGACCAACAGGCGAAGAAGTTCCGAATCTCGCTGCACCAGGGACGACGCACCGAGCAGACTCCGGTCTTTGAACCGGTCCGGGAATCGAGCGAGGCACGGCGAAAAACGACGGCGATCCTGCTGCACCGGTTGCGACAGGATCTGCGCTATCAGCCGCCTGCTCCGTTGAACCAGATCTCCCCCGCAGCGGCGGGAGCAGTCGGCTACTCACCGGTGATTGCCCCCGTCTCTTCGGGCGTCCGGCTCGATGCCACCGCCGTCGTATCGCCGGATCGACGCTATGTTCGCCTCGGCATGCAGCCGAGCATTACCAGCGTGACCGACGTCTTTACGTTCAGCTTCGCCAGCGGACAGTGA
- a CDS encoding PA0069 family radical SAM protein yields the protein MRHGSHLDPPNRFERVHVEPDFEHLEWDVEYLKERADRKIQYLADSSRSIVSENDSPDVPFRFSLNPYRGCAHACPYCYARNSHEYLGLNAGLDFETRIFVKHEAPKLLRDFLSRDRWVPEPIIFSGVTDCYQPAERKFRLTRQCLEVASDCHQPVSIITKNALVLRDLDLLRDMAARRLVHVNLSITSLDVELARVMEPRTSIPAARLRAVESLANAGVPVRVMVAPLIPGLNDHEAAGILKAARDAGAVDARYVLLRLPLTVEPVFREWLERTQPLKAEKVESLVRQTRSGKLNESNWGERMVGSGEIANQIRTMFQVFRQKYGFSNLPELDVTQFVPPQPSSGQLRLF from the coding sequence ATGAGACACGGTTCCCATCTCGATCCCCCCAACCGCTTTGAGCGCGTCCACGTCGAACCCGATTTCGAGCATCTCGAATGGGATGTCGAGTATCTTAAGGAACGGGCGGATCGCAAGATTCAGTATCTCGCTGACTCCTCCCGGTCAATCGTTTCCGAGAACGACTCCCCCGACGTTCCGTTCCGGTTCAGCTTGAATCCTTACCGAGGCTGCGCACATGCCTGCCCGTACTGCTACGCCCGAAACTCTCATGAATATCTCGGGCTGAATGCCGGGCTGGATTTCGAGACTCGAATCTTCGTCAAACACGAGGCTCCGAAACTGTTGCGGGACTTTCTCAGTCGCGACCGATGGGTGCCGGAACCGATCATCTTTTCGGGCGTCACGGACTGCTATCAGCCGGCCGAGCGGAAGTTTCGACTGACTCGACAATGCCTTGAAGTCGCCAGTGACTGTCACCAGCCGGTCAGTATTATCACGAAGAATGCTCTCGTGCTGCGGGATCTCGACTTGCTGAGGGACATGGCGGCCCGCCGTCTCGTGCATGTGAATCTCTCGATCACGTCGCTCGATGTCGAACTGGCCCGCGTGATGGAGCCTCGCACGAGCATTCCGGCCGCTCGTCTGCGTGCCGTCGAGTCCCTGGCCAATGCGGGCGTCCCGGTCCGCGTTATGGTCGCGCCGCTGATTCCGGGGCTGAACGATCACGAAGCCGCGGGCATTCTCAAAGCGGCTCGAGACGCAGGCGCGGTTGATGCCCGCTATGTGCTCCTGCGACTTCCCTTGACCGTAGAGCCGGTTTTTCGCGAATGGCTCGAGAGAACGCAGCCGTTGAAAGCCGAGAAGGTGGAAAGCCTTGTCAGGCAGACTCGCAGCGGGAAGCTGAACGAATCGAACTGGGGCGAACGGATGGTCGGCAGCGGCGAGATTGCCAATCAGATCCGAACCATGTTCCAGGTCTTCCGCCAGAAGTATGGGTTTAGCAACCTGCCCGAACTCGATGTCACGCAGTTCGTGCCCCCCCAGCCGTCAAGCGGTCAACTTCGGCTGTTCTGA
- a CDS encoding sensor histidine kinase: MYAPNQSVSDEPSQNTPERVAALENQLAEMQKLMLQLEKMSTVGVLASSITHEFNNILTTVINYAKMGLRHRDDATRDKAFDKILAAGQRAAKITTGMLSYARHRADAREMHCLSHLVEDVLVLVEKDLQKHRVSLVKNYAEEAYADVNPNQLQQILLNLIINARQAMAEGGTLTITVDVDREGPWALVAVKDTGSGIPADQLPKIFDNFYTTKKADEHGQGGTGLGLAFCRQIIEAHRGRIRVDSRVGEGTSFTLKLPLGKANDFISNKAG, encoded by the coding sequence ATGTACGCCCCGAATCAATCTGTTTCTGATGAGCCTTCCCAGAACACTCCGGAACGGGTCGCTGCACTCGAGAATCAGCTCGCTGAAATGCAGAAGCTGATGTTGCAACTGGAGAAGATGAGCACTGTTGGTGTGCTGGCCTCTTCGATCACGCACGAGTTCAACAACATCCTGACGACGGTTATCAACTACGCCAAAATGGGGCTGCGGCATCGCGACGACGCGACTCGCGACAAGGCCTTCGACAAGATTCTGGCGGCCGGTCAGCGCGCGGCCAAAATCACGACCGGAATGCTGTCCTACGCACGGCATCGGGCGGATGCCCGGGAGATGCATTGCCTTTCGCATCTGGTCGAAGACGTCCTCGTTCTGGTCGAGAAAGATCTGCAGAAGCACCGGGTCTCGCTGGTCAAGAACTACGCGGAAGAAGCCTATGCGGATGTAAACCCGAATCAGCTGCAGCAGATTCTCCTGAACCTGATCATCAATGCTCGTCAGGCGATGGCTGAAGGCGGCACGTTGACGATCACCGTCGACGTCGATCGCGAAGGCCCCTGGGCTCTGGTCGCGGTCAAAGATACCGGCAGCGGAATCCCGGCTGATCAGCTGCCAAAAATCTTCGACAACTTCTACACGACCAAGAAGGCCGACGAACACGGTCAGGGGGGAACCGGACTCGGTCTGGCCTTTTGCCGGCAGATTATCGAGGCTCATCGCGGCCGTATCCGAGTCGACAGCCGCGTGGGAGAAGGAACCAGCTTCACGCTCAAGCTCCCGCTCGGCAAAGCCAACGACTTCATTTCCAATAAAGCGGGCTGA